Proteins encoded together in one Planctomyces sp. SH-PL14 window:
- a CDS encoding VOC family protein has protein sequence MRSIGVRQIDHVTFVVKDLDTSRRFYEDALGMQPAPRPNFPFRGLWFSAGATYIHLIHEHDQSGPAGATIDPSAAVSRTRHVAFEVEDAARTIEVLKEHGIAIVSGPKNRPDGPIQIYVLDPDNNCIELFSMKSTL, from the coding sequence ATGCGATCGATTGGCGTCCGGCAGATTGACCATGTCACGTTCGTCGTGAAGGACCTCGACACGTCGCGGCGGTTCTATGAGGACGCCCTCGGGATGCAGCCGGCGCCGCGGCCGAACTTCCCGTTCCGGGGGCTGTGGTTCTCCGCCGGAGCGACCTACATTCACCTGATCCACGAGCACGACCAGTCCGGTCCCGCCGGGGCGACGATCGATCCTTCCGCCGCCGTCAGCCGGACACGGCACGTAGCGTTCGAGGTCGAGGACGCCGCCCGGACGATCGAGGTCCTCAAGGAGCACGGGATTGCGATCGTCTCCGGTCCCAAGAACCGGCCCGACGGGCCGATCCAGATCTACGTCCTCGACCCGGACAACAACTGCATCGAACTGTTCTCGATGAAGAGCACGCTGTAG